One window from the genome of Cricetulus griseus strain 17A/GY chromosome 2, alternate assembly CriGri-PICRH-1.0, whole genome shotgun sequence encodes:
- the Impa2 gene encoding inositol monophosphatase 2 isoform X2, producing the protein MKPSSEEEEAVWGVGPWDECFEVAVQLALRAGQIIRKALTEEKRVSTKTSAADLVTETDHRVEDLIISELRKRFPSHRFIAEEATASGAKCVLTHSPTWIIDPIDGTCNFVHRFPTVAVSIGFAVHQELEFGVIHHCTEERLYTGRRGQGAFCNGQRLQVSRETDLSKALVLTEIGPKRDPDTLKVFLSNMERLLHAKAHGVRVIGSSTLALCYLASGAADAYYQFGLHCWDLAAATVIIREAGGIVIDTSGGPLDLMSCRVVAAGTREMAALIAQALQTINYGRDDDK; encoded by the exons ATGAAGCCGAGCAGCGAGGAGGAGGAGGCGGTGTGGGGTGTGGGCCCCTGGGACGAGTGCTTCGAAGTGGCGGTGCAGTTGGCGCTGCGGGCGGGACAG ATCATCAGAAAAGCCCTCACTGAAGAAAAGCGTGTCTCGACAAAAACTTCCGCTGCAGATCTTGTGACAGAGACAGATCACCGTGTAGAAGACTTAATCATTTCTGAGTTGCGAAAGCGGTTTCCTTCACACAG GTTCATTGCAGAAGAGGCCACAGCCTCCGGGGCCAAGTGTGTGCTCACCCACAGCCCAACCTGGATCATCGACCCCATCGACGGCACCTGTAACTTCGTGCACAG ATTCCCTACTGTGGCAGTTAGCATCGGATTTGCAGTTCACCAGGAG CTGGAATTCGGAGTGATCCACCACTGCACTGAGGAGCGGCTGTACACCGGCAGGAGGGGCCAGGGTGCCTTCTGCAATGGCCAGCGGCTCCAGGTCTCCAGGGAGACAG ATCTCTCGAAGGCCTTGGTTCTGACAGAAATTGGGCCCAAACGTGACCCCGATACCCTGAAAGTATTCCTGAGCAACATGGAGCGGCTGCTACACGCCAAGGCTCATGG GGTCCGGGTGATTGGAAGCTCCACCTTGGCACTCTGCTACCTGGCTTCAGGCGCCGCCGATGCCTATTATCAGTTTGGCCTTCACTGCTGGGACCTGGCAGCCGCCACAGTCATCATTAGAGAAGCAGGTGGCATTGTGATAGACACCTCAG GTGGACCCCTTGACCTCATGTCTTGTAGAGTCGTCGCTGCTGGTACCAGAGAGATGGCAGCGCTCATAGCTCAGGCCTTACAAACTATTAACTACGGACGGGATGATGACAAGTGA
- the Impa2 gene encoding inositol monophosphatase 2 isoform X3 encodes MKPSSEEEEAVWGVGPWDECFEVAVQLALRAGQIIRKALTEEKRVSTKTSAADLVTETDHRVEDLIISELRKRFPSHRFPTVAVSIGFAVHQELEFGVIHHCTEERLYTGRRGQGAFCNGQRLQVSRETDLSKALVLTEIGPKRDPDTLKVFLSNMERLLHAKAHGVRVIGSSTLALCYLASGAADAYYQFGLHCWDLAAATVIIREAGGIVIDTSGGPLDLMSCRVVAAGTREMAALIAQALQTINYGRDDDK; translated from the exons ATGAAGCCGAGCAGCGAGGAGGAGGAGGCGGTGTGGGGTGTGGGCCCCTGGGACGAGTGCTTCGAAGTGGCGGTGCAGTTGGCGCTGCGGGCGGGACAG ATCATCAGAAAAGCCCTCACTGAAGAAAAGCGTGTCTCGACAAAAACTTCCGCTGCAGATCTTGTGACAGAGACAGATCACCGTGTAGAAGACTTAATCATTTCTGAGTTGCGAAAGCGGTTTCCTTCACACAG ATTCCCTACTGTGGCAGTTAGCATCGGATTTGCAGTTCACCAGGAG CTGGAATTCGGAGTGATCCACCACTGCACTGAGGAGCGGCTGTACACCGGCAGGAGGGGCCAGGGTGCCTTCTGCAATGGCCAGCGGCTCCAGGTCTCCAGGGAGACAG ATCTCTCGAAGGCCTTGGTTCTGACAGAAATTGGGCCCAAACGTGACCCCGATACCCTGAAAGTATTCCTGAGCAACATGGAGCGGCTGCTACACGCCAAGGCTCATGG GGTCCGGGTGATTGGAAGCTCCACCTTGGCACTCTGCTACCTGGCTTCAGGCGCCGCCGATGCCTATTATCAGTTTGGCCTTCACTGCTGGGACCTGGCAGCCGCCACAGTCATCATTAGAGAAGCAGGTGGCATTGTGATAGACACCTCAG GTGGACCCCTTGACCTCATGTCTTGTAGAGTCGTCGCTGCTGGTACCAGAGAGATGGCAGCGCTCATAGCTCAGGCCTTACAAACTATTAACTACGGACGGGATGATGACAAGTGA